From Gossypium raimondii isolate GPD5lz chromosome 11, ASM2569854v1, whole genome shotgun sequence:
ATCAATTCTAACATAAAGTTTATACTTTATAGATAACATGATGAAagctattattttaaatttattttcattatatacaaaaaaagtataatttgatatttgatttaactttaataacaattaatttaaacttttaagcaaaaaaaaaggcAGGCCCTGCTTATATTTTTCACAGTGGGCTGAGCTACATCTCAGCCCATATTTGAATGGGCAGGCCCGCCTAGTAAGCTGGTAGAAAATTTTTTGGGCCGGCCCAACCCGCCCGACCCAAATTTATGAGCACctctaaatcaatttctattgaaattacctaataaaatcatctcataaacaaattaaagcttcaatttcatgctatttcatcataaacttccagcacatattcatagcaactttcaatttcattcataaaatcaaaaactaatgaatttagtaataggacctagttgtaaaagtcttagcaacacaaaaattacaagaaaaaggcaaggattaactcacttggtgcaaaaattatgaagtaCCAGCTTGAATAAACTCCTAGGACCTTTTTTGGCTGATGATAATGAGGAAAATATGAATAGAatctagatattccaatttggtcttatttttctgttagtaaaatttgttattttcccattttacccttatttcaccaattctcctgatttttctcagcttatgccgcccaaaatatctccttttgggttATTTCCAATtgatgtccctcctcatttaacaattgagctatttaatccttctagtaatttttacacctttttcaatttagtctttttcacttaattgactacccaaacattaaaattttctaacgaaattttaataccatattactaacatttcataaatatttataaaaatatttttgacttggttttacgagatcgaggtctcAATACATTgttttttacccaatttcttcaatagtttctttttctaactaaccactaaatcggtaaaattcttctatctatatttttatacgattttcctatcatatcaatattcatgcaaaaatattaaaataaatttatctttaaatcgaatttgtggctacgaaaccactgttccgataaccttgaatttaggccattacaaaCCGAGCTGACAGTCCAACCGGTGGCTAAACCGGACCGGTTGGGTCGTCATTGACCCAGACTGAACTAGCTTGGGATGCCGTAAGGGTGTCGAACCTACATCCCCGGACATAGTGGTGCCGATGGCTGTGACGGTGGCATCCCGGTGGCCAACAAAGTTTGGTCGTTGGTGGTTGAACAGTGAAAAAATTGCATTCCTACTGGAATTCTACCagaaaatttgatttcagattaattattataaaaatgatattattttaatgatttaatattaaattaaattaaatatttatcttaatagtgttttattaatttaatatcagagggattatcttaatttttaacaacaaatagtgtttcaagaaaaaaaaaactcaaattttaaggtgaaattttaatctaaagaagaaaaaaaaaaccttattttctttgctttatttttctctttcttgACACCATTAGAGTTCTACACATCCAATGGCCCATAAAACTTTGGCAAAGATAAAAGCCGAAACCAGCCATtatagaatatattttatttttctcaaatcttaagggggaaaaagaaaaagaagagggagTTTCATATCATTTTCTCCCCTTTTGATTCTTTCATATCCTGGAAATGAAACGATCGGAGTACTTGTTGTCAATGGAAATGTAGCTGCCtttcctaaaccctaacccacACAATTTCTCGAATGTCGATTAGTTTTCATTCACCTTcgtcttctttatttttatatataaatattcctTCTTACAATTCATTTTGTTTTggcaatttttaaataattttcttctgTATTGCTCTTCTGATTATTGTAATGAGACGAACTTACACAGTGAATCCGGAAATTGCTTTTGATCAACGGGGGTTATTTTCGTGATCCAGTTCATCGTTACCGTCACCAAATCAATGGGgttatttttctctttctgaTTAAAAAGTGCACGTGCCACACGTGAGCTGAGCTATTTTCCCGCCTTGCAGCTTTCGTGGCGcctttacaattttatttttcaaatcccGCTCCATTTTTTTCCcgtgaaaaatagaaaaggagTGAGAaccccaaaagaaaaattagcaaaaaaaaaaaaacaaaaaacgaGAGCATCGAAGTAGCCGGAGCAATGATCAACGAGAGCTCCTTTTCCAAAACCATATGTTCTATCTGCTACGAAGATCTTAAACCGATCGTAGAAGATCTCCAGTGCATCTCCATTTGCGGCCATGTCTTCCACGAGCTCTGGTCAGTATTTACACATTCATTTCTTAgttaatattcaaaaaatatatatatctaaacgacgttttttattattttcttttggaacCGTACAGTTTACAACAGTGGTTTGAGTACTCTTCGAGTTCTACGAAGAAGTACAATTGTCCTGTATGCAAGCAAACTTGTGTTGGGCACAATGCGACTCGTCTTTATTTCCAATCAGTTGGAGACCAGACCCAGTCGGTTTGCTCCCAAAAGTTGATTGATCGTGAGGAAGATGCGGAGTCGTTACGCTTTGAAGTGAAGAAGTTGCAGTTCAAAGTATCGGGGCTTAGCGAATCCTTAAAACGTCATGAAGAGAAACACGATGAGATAAACGAGCAGGTactttttgattcaattatttcGTTCTGAAGAAATGCAGAAAACGCTGTAGTTATATGGAGTAAAAAtggaatttgaattgaaaatttaaatttctctACTTTCAATTTCTCAAATCATGTGTCTTCTGGAGTTTTAGCTGTGTAATTTCAGAGATCAGGCGAGGAAGGAAATGGCCTTGAAAAACGAGGCCCTAAGAGAAAAGGCATCTATTCAACAAAAGCTCAGTTCTAAATCTGAGGTGACTATTGTATGCCATCGgggaaaaattattttcttttagagtttcatttaaatgattttgaatattttttgggCGATTGTAATCTAGGAGCTTAGTAAATCAGTTCTGGAATGTTCAAAGCTGGAACAAAGGAATTTGGCACTAGCCAAGGAACTTGCTGTACTAAAACTGTGAGTTTTTTATTCGTTTTTCTACTCTTATTATGTCAAAATGCCAGTTCCAATTATgttaacaattaaacaaatcaaacaCTTACAGTCAACTCACAACCCAATCTCAAACATATAAATCAATCAAAACTCAATAGCCAAACCCAAATCAAATACGTACCTAAACCGATCTATTAGCACTTTTGTTCTATCTTTGACAGTCTAGAACTGAACCTTTAGATATACACATCCATGGGATCTCTCCTTTAGCCCTGTGGAGTGTGTACCTTGCAATCCTACGACCCTctttacatctttcttcatacTACGTTCTAATTAATGATGTTTGTTACTTACTTGTTTCTCTATGGTTTATGATAGGGTGTCAGATTTTGACCTGGAGCAAGGCGAGATTTTAAAGTTAGCCTCACTGGGTAATGAAGGGAATAGCCAAGATGTAGTAGATAATCTGATTAGGTCACTATCCTGTCATAAAAAGTAAGTTGGTTACCACCTCTGCATAGTCCATCTGCTTACCTTCTTCAAGCTACATTGTACAAGTCTAAATGTGTTTTCTAgataatgaatttttataagttcaatTAGTTTTGGCTTGGCTAACTTACTAAGATTTATCAATACATTTTGGAAGTTTAATACTGCTCGTCACTGATGCTCAGTTATTACAGTTGAGCATGTATTAAGTGGCTTGGCTAACTTGCTTACTAGGATTTAGCAATACATTTTGGAACTTTAATACTGCTCGTCATTGATGCACAGTTGTTACAGTTGAGCATGTAATAAGTGCTGggtgatttaattttaactccTTGTAGTGGGGGAACACCCTATCCATTTCGAACGCTCAAATATATATTGGGTCATTGGATGGTGGTAGGCTAGtgattgaaaaaaagaaaaagaaaacggGAATTAAGATTAACATATCTGCTCATCTTGCTCATGTCGTCTAATTCCAAATGCAAAGATTGAAAAAcgagcaaagaaaaaaaaagattgtgTTGTCCTGATGTTCTTTCTTTGTTGTGATATTGGgcattgtttttctttaatatatattttattaataattcaaattgcTGCAATTatcttttccatttcattttccattacTGATGGTTGCAATCCATCTCAAACTTATACAGGAGTTACAAAGAATTGATGGCCAAGTGCAATCTTCTTGGTAGAGGTGAAGCTCGTTTGCAGAAGAAACTTGAGAAAGCAAAATCAAAGATAGACAAATTAAAAGTGAGTCTGCTATGAAGCATTATGAATATCTTGTTCCACGAGTGCTGTAATGTTACTGAAAGTTATTCTGTTTTATGGTTTCATCAGAAAAGAGTCCAGGAAATGGAGACACTGATTGAAGTGAAAGATAATGAAGTCTTGAGGGCTCTTAAAGCTTTGAAGAAGACTGATAGTAAAATGGGTGACAATTCTGATTATTCAAATGCCAAAAATTCTTCAAAAGAACAGCAGATGCAACAACCTAACTTGGAATTGAGTGGAATATCACTTAAACCTTTACCAAGTTCAAAGAAGGAAAACACCCCTCTAGATAGTCCTAAGGCTGCCAATTATGGTAGAGAGGGATGCTCAAGTACTGTGGTTATAGACGATGAGGGAAACATGGGTGAGGATGTATACATAATTTCAAGTCCTGATTTGAAATGTCGAAATGGTGAGAATATTATTCAAGAGTCTGCTACATCACTGCCAAAGGCAGTGTCTGATGTTAATATGGAAGCTGCAACTGTGGCTGGATTTTCAGGGTCGAGAACTAGTTCAAATATTGATAATGCTACAGAAGCTGCTCCCATAAAGCCCATGTTCAACATTAAAATGGATACTCCTTCACTTCCACTTTCTGAACAAGGTATCTTGTTATCGTGGTAATTCAAGTTTCATAAGTAGGTTTCTCAGTGTGTTCCTAAAGCCAAAGCATAACAAGTGCATTGATCTTATATGTTGAACTTGGGACTACCTTCCACGTCATTTCTTAACAGAATTTACATTTGGTAttcttacatattttttttggaaCATTTGCATTCCTACAgggaatatttgtttttctggTGGGCTGCTAGGTCCGGATGGAACTAAACGGCATTTAGGGAAATGGTGCAAGCGTGGCAAACTGCTTGGATCAACGCCTGAACAAGGTTCAACTAAAAATAGTGGTGATTTAATTGCCGTTGGTGCTGATGGGAGAGGTGGTAGAATTAAGGTTATGCGATCTACGAATCAATCTTCAATGGTGGGTTCAAGAGTAGTTTTAATTCACTatatttagttgaaaattttcgtTTCAGCAGTTGATCATAATATCAGTTTTTGGCCAGCCCAAAGTTATAGATCAACTTAATGAGCACATTTTATCTTTGGCAATACTTAGTATTGTACCTTgataaagcaaaagaaaatgtcTTGATAGAACATtgtaataattttgataaatgtcTTAACCTATTTTCCTACTGTACATAACTATTGATTTTATCCATCAATGCAGGGTGATAAGGAGAATTCAGTTGGTGCAAAGAGATTAAAATGTGGAGCTAAACAAAATAGTTTACCATCTCGAGGATGCTTGCAAATAGAGCACTTCTTTGGAAAGACCCATTACTGATTGAAAGTTGAAGACTCAGCACATGGTATGTCCTTGAAGGccccttttcaatttttttgaccaACGAGAACAGCAATTATATTGTAACATTGTTAGTTGACATTAACATTATGGTGTTCGCCATAGACATTTTAGGTTAACCTGTCATCTAGAATCTAACTAGACGGCAGACAGGTTGTAGTTCACACCAATCTCCAATATAAAAAAGGGTGTCTAGTAACTTGGTATCTAGGATTCTAGTGGTATACACATGATAAGGGTTTGCTAATTCATCGCTACCATTTAAACCTTGAGAAAATTAAGCTTATGAATTTATATTGGTTGATTGACTGACCGGGTTAAGAGTT
This genomic window contains:
- the LOC105802742 gene encoding uncharacterized protein LOC105802742, which encodes MINESSFSKTICSICYEDLKPIVEDLQCISICGHVFHELCLQQWFEYSSSSTKKYNCPVCKQTCVGHNATRLYFQSVGDQTQSVCSQKLIDREEDAESLRFEVKKLQFKVSGLSESLKRHEEKHDEINEQLCNFRDQARKEMALKNEALREKASIQQKLSSKSEELSKSVLECSKLEQRNLALAKELAVLKLVSDFDLEQGEILKLASLGNEGNSQDVVDNLIRSLSCHKKSYKELMAKCNLLGRGEARLQKKLEKAKSKIDKLKKRVQEMETLIEVKDNEVLRALKALKKTDSKMGDNSDYSNAKNSSKEQQMQQPNLELSGISLKPLPSSKKENTPLDSPKAANYGREGCSSTVVIDDEGNMGEDVYIISSPDLKCRNGENIIQESATSLPKAVSDVNMEAATVAGFSGSRTSSNIDNATEAAPIKPMFNIKMDTPSLPLSEQGNICFSGGLLGPDGTKRHLGKWCKRGKLLGSTPEQGSTKNSGDLIAVGADGRGGRIKVMRSTNQSSMGDKENSVGAKRLKCGAKQNSLPSRGCLQIEHFFGKTHY